GACAAAGATGGTGCAAACCTGCAGCAGTCCGCTGACCTAGAGAGCGTGAATCTTCTACATAGCAGCAAGCGGGAGGCCAATGCAGCCTCATCTGAGCCACTGGAATCATTGCCTGAGGACAATTTGGCTTCAGACACCAACTTTCCTGGCCATACAGAGCTAGGCGTTGCAGATTGTAGCAAAGGGTTGGATGCAAAAGGGCGCTGGACACGTGCTCGTACTGCCAGAGTCAGCATGCTAGTCTGCCCGTTTTGGTTTCTTGCACAGCTTACATTCAATCTGTCTCTAAGATACACCACTGTTACGGTAAGTGATACTAAGAAAAGCTGTATACCAGTTCCATATCAACATCTATTGTACCTCAATCCTGTACTAATTGGTCTATGATATATGTCCttgtttctttgttcttgCAGTCAAACACGATCCTGAGCAGCACGTCAACCCTCTTCACTTTCCTGGTTGCATTAGTATTTCTTGGAGAAACATTCACATGGGTCAAGCTAATCAGTGTCCTTCTCTGCATAGGAGGAACGATAATAGTTAGCCTGGCTGATTCAGGCACTACACTGAATGCTATTGCCACAAATCCTCTTCTTGGAGACTTCCTTTCTATTGTTTCAGCTGGCTTATATGCTGTGTATATCACGTTGATACGGAAGAAGTTACCTGATGAAAAAGAAGGTCAAGGTCAAGTGAGCATGGCTCAGTTTCTGGGATTCTTGGGACTGTTCAATATGTTATTTTTCCTTCCTGTTGCGTTGGTGCTGAATTTTGCCAAGCTGGAGCCATTCCACAGACTGACATGGGAGCAAGTTGGTCTCATTGTTGGGAAAGGTAGATTTGCTCTTTACACATTAATATGTTGCTACTGTTCATGCTATGCACTATCAGTGCGTCAAATATGAATAGAACTTTCCTGCCATATACATGGCATGGACACGAGCCATATCAGAATAGTTCATATAGCCACTTGGAATTGCCACTAATTTGTCAGCTGTTATATCCCTTGCAGGTTTGTTGGACAATGTTTTGAGTGACTACTTGTGGGCAAAAGCAATCCTTCTCACAACAACCACTGTTGCCACAGCTGGTCTCACTATCCAAGTTCCAATTGCTGCCATCGTGGACACACTCACTGGTCATGCTCCCCATCTGTTGAACTACATCGGAGCTGCTGCTGTATTAGTTGGTTTTGCTGGCATCAACATTCCGTCTGATACACCGCAGCCTCCTCAGCAAGAGCAGGGAACTCCCATTGTTAGCATGGTGGATGACCCCCTTCGTTTGCCCAGTGATACAAACTCTACCAATGCCGTTTCGTAGTAGCAGCCTGGCTTGTTTGGAGTTTTTTGTGCAGTGTAAATACCAAGCAATGTAATTGTTTCCCCTTGCCATGGCACAGTACAGTCAGTGTAATTGTTTCCCCTTGCCATGGCaccacagcaaaagagatgcACGTGGATTGAAGTGAAGCTTCGCCTGTTCGGTTTGGAGCAACTGCCCTGCGGCCCCTCGTAGACTCGTAGTACTATACCTACCTATGTGTGTACCAAATCATGTATCCCATGCTTCATAGAGGAACGGAATTTCatttgtgaattgtgatgcGTTGTGTGGCTTCAAGGATAGGTGCAGGTAGTTTTTTGTTGTATAAGGTGAAACGATGTTGTTTTTGTGCCGTCTGTACCAATGTTCATACGGAGTACAAAAACTATTACAGTTTattcatgtttgtattgttcaCCTTTAAGTTTCTGAGGTTGTTCTTCCTTTCTTGCAGTAGCATGGTAAGGAAATATGCCTTGAAAGCTTTTGCCTTCCATGTAGGTCGCCGCCTTCCTCTAGAATCTTTTTCGACCACATGTGTATTGTGTTTTCTGTCGCCTCCAATCGCTGGATTATACTGCTTGCTTTATTTGTTTTGCCCATCGAGTGGAgaataatacggagtacaagcGAACATACTAGCTGGTGGACCTGTCAGTGCAAGATCCTCTGCTTGCTTGGCGAGGCTTTAAGCCACATCATATGTGATGAGCCTATCATATGGTTATGTGCAAAGAATTGCAAAATGGTGGTTCTAAGCAATGTTGTCCCCAAGATTGTGTGGTCTATGTCATGGGAGATTATGCAACCCTTGATTATCATAACATGACATGCATGTTCATCCTAATGAGTTTCGTGCAACAACTTTCTCGAGAAGTGGTAGTTTTGTTCAATAAATTTTCATAGTGATGGTTCCAACTAACAGTGACCCTAAAAGTGGTGATTTTTGGACAATTAATTCGTGACTCAAACTTGTTTTCGCAAAATCTAGGTGAAGTTTTTTAATAATCCAGGGGAAATTAAAAAGGTAAGTTTTGCAGCTAAaagtgggccggcccacaTGAACCCGGGACGGAAAGCCTAAGCCAAAGCATTTCTTAATTCGGCCTGTTGGCCATTTTAACCTATTGCCAAGGCGGTAAGCCGTAATGGGTCGGCCCGCTGTATTCGCACCCCAGGAAGAAACCCTAGAAAGATTTGCTCCCCTATAAATTCCCACCAACGCCGTCACCAAACAACAGCAGTCCGTCGGCCGGCCGCCGctatcctcctcctcctcctcctcctccatcagcttctttcaCATTTAGTTCGTTTCGATTTGCTTCTTCTTGCGATGGTTGATCAGAGATTGCTGCGGTGATGACACATTGTGGACTAGAGTTTCTGATACTACCTCTTCAGTAGTATCTGAAGACAACCCCTTGGCTGTCTGAGCTCCCAGATCTCGTTTCATCGGTTAATCTGTTCTTGCTTCCGTTGTTTCCGTGTTAGTTTCTTATTTGCGGCGGCTGATTCGGGTTTTGGAAGAGCGGTGATGATTCTATGTGGACTAGAGTTTCTGATTCTGCTACTTCGGCAGTATCTGCAGACAAACCCTTGGCTGTCTGAGCTCTTAGATTTTCCCCAATCGATGCCCTTTACCTGTAGATTAGATCTAGTTTATCTTTGGGTTTCATGCGTCCATTACCAATTCCGGAGGATGATTTTTGTTCCTCACGGTGTAATGGCTCGGACGCGACATGATATTCTCTCAGATGTGTGGTATATCCTGATTGGTGGCGTTCTCGGTGCCAAGCTGATCCTGGAAACGCCACATATATTCACATATCATTTGTTGTTTCGTTTTTGGGATCTAGATGATGCGAATCTTTGAAAGGGAAAGCGCCTTGTGGCGACCATGT
This is a stretch of genomic DNA from Brachypodium distachyon strain Bd21 chromosome 1, Brachypodium_distachyon_v3.0, whole genome shotgun sequence. It encodes these proteins:
- the LOC100845570 gene encoding uncharacterized vacuolar membrane protein YML018C, whose product is MESVDDPVSSSSCSRSKWAKMMSADSWRWCLGLIYIVAIAGIWIAASYIVQSVVDGGVSPFLITYICNSLFVIYIPIVEVARYFEDSVNNMWAKFKDKDGANLQQSADLESVNLLHSSKREANAASSEPLESLPEDNLASDTNFPGHTELGVADCSKGLDAKGRWTRARTARVSMLVCPFWFLAQLTFNLSLRYTTVTSNTILSSTSTLFTFLVALVFLGETFTWVKLISVLLCIGGTIIVSLADSGTTLNAIATNPLLGDFLSIVSAGLYAVYITLIRKKLPDEKEGQGQVSMAQFLGFLGLFNMLFFLPVALVLNFAKLEPFHRLTWEQVGLIVGKGLLDNVLSDYLWAKAILLTTTTVATAGLTIQVPIAAIVDTLTGHAPHLLNYIGAAAVLVGFAGINIPSDTPQPPQQEQGTPIVSMVDDPLRLPSDTNSTNAVS